A region of Chitinophaga horti DNA encodes the following proteins:
- a CDS encoding GNAT family N-acetyltransferase gives MNLNDIAVVENEGARQFEMRINGKLAKVEYMMGGGRMFLTNVDVPAQLEGKGVDQALVERVFEIIADRKLKMVPLCAYVTTFMRQHPQWKKLLAHGIHV, from the coding sequence ATGAACCTGAATGACATTGCAGTAGTTGAAAATGAGGGCGCGCGCCAATTCGAAATGCGGATCAACGGCAAACTCGCTAAAGTCGAGTACATGATGGGAGGAGGACGTATGTTCCTCACCAATGTCGATGTGCCCGCTCAACTCGAAGGCAAAGGCGTTGATCAGGCGCTCGTGGAACGGGTTTTTGAGATCATTGCTGATCGTAAGCTTAAAATGGTACCGTTGTGTGCTTATGTAACAACTTTCATGCGCCAGCACCCACAATGGAAAAAGCTGCTCGCGCATGGTATCCATGTTTAA